From a single Pseudomonas serboccidentalis genomic region:
- the eutC gene encoding ethanolamine ammonia-lyase subunit EutC, whose protein sequence is MEKPPVDPQNPWLELRRLTPARIALGRTGTSLPTRAQLDFQFAHAQARDAVHLPFDHAGLSAQLSERGRQSLLLHSAATDRNSYLQRPDLGRKLSEDSAKILRDYATAHPGGVDLAIVVADGLSALAVHRHTLPFLTRLEEQMSADGWSLAPVVLVEQGRVAVGDEIGQLLGAKMVVMLIGERPGLSSPDSLGLYFTYNPKVGLTDAYRNCISNVRLEGLSYGMAAHRLLYLMREACRRQLSGVNLKDEAQVQTLESDAGADMKGNFLLDPPTT, encoded by the coding sequence ATGGAAAAACCGCCTGTCGATCCGCAAAACCCGTGGCTGGAGCTGCGCCGCCTGACGCCGGCGCGCATCGCCCTCGGCCGCACCGGCACCAGCCTGCCGACCCGCGCCCAACTGGATTTCCAGTTCGCCCACGCCCAGGCACGGGACGCGGTGCATCTGCCGTTCGATCATGCCGGGCTGAGCGCGCAACTGAGCGAACGCGGGCGCCAGAGCCTGTTGCTGCATAGCGCGGCGACGGATCGCAACAGCTACCTGCAACGGCCGGATCTGGGGCGCAAGCTCAGCGAAGACTCCGCGAAAATCCTTCGGGATTACGCAACAGCACATCCGGGCGGCGTCGATCTGGCGATTGTGGTGGCGGACGGTCTGTCGGCGCTGGCGGTGCATCGGCATACCTTGCCGTTTCTGACCCGTCTGGAGGAGCAGATGAGCGCCGACGGCTGGTCGCTTGCCCCCGTGGTACTGGTGGAACAGGGGCGGGTCGCCGTCGGTGACGAAATCGGCCAGTTGCTTGGCGCAAAAATGGTGGTGATGCTGATCGGAGAGCGTCCGGGCCTCAGCTCGCCCGACAGCCTGGGTTTATATTTCACCTACAATCCAAAGGTCGGACTGACCGATGCCTACCGCAATTGCATTTCCAACGTACGGCTTGAGGGCTTGAGTTACGGCATGGCGGCGCATCGCTTGCTGTATCTGATGCGCGAAGCCTGCCGGCGGCAGTTGTCGGGGGTCAATCTGAAGGACGAAGCACAGGTTCAGACGCTGGAGTCGGACGCAGGTGCGGACATGAAGGGAAACTTCCTACTCGATCCGCCCACAACCTGA